The sequence CTTAAGGAAACGGCCGGACGAAAGGATTATAAGCAATGAAAGTCTAGTAAAAAACATGAGCAGAATCCCTTTTTATCTTAGGGAAAGACTTGATGAGATAAGGCAGAGGATATTGTTTGAAACCTATGAAGCCCAAAAACTCCCAAAATGGGAACAGGTAGTCCTTACCTGGATCGCACTCTTCTCCTTCTGGATAGTGATAAGTGGGAATACACAGAGTGAGAATTTATTCATTGGGGGAATAGCAACTCTGGTAATTTCTCTTTTCATGTATGAAATGCTCACCGAAGATATAAGGCAGACGGGCCACATTGTAGAGAAGATTCTTTACATAAGTCTCTTTGTCATTCCTCAGTACCTTTTTATCATGGC comes from Thermococcus alcaliphilus and encodes:
- a CDS encoding Na+/H+ antiporter subunit E gives rise to the protein MSRIPFYLRERLDEIRQRILFETYEAQKLPKWEQVVLTWIALFSFWIVISGNTQSENLFIGGIATLVISLFMYEMLTEDIRQTGHIVEKILYISLFVIPQYLFIMAFRLIESNFKVAKHAILMDINPGIIKIKTDLHSDTGITILANSITLTPGTLTLDVDKKLGETYLYVHWIDVETLNREVAGEKIKGDIEAWLKKIFW